The Nostoc sp. 'Lobaria pulmonaria (5183) cyanobiont' DNA window TCATCAAGTAAACCTGTACCCAATAAAGGTAGCTGTCCTGTAGCAAGTACATTCACTTGCCGTTCTTCCTCATTCCAAATAATGTTAGCTTGATGTACTGGCAAGATTACATTACTATTGTCAGCTAAATTTGCATACATATCATACACAAAAGGAAAACCCAACAGAGTAACTGCTGCTGTAGGTAAGGAAAGAAACTCTGTAAAACCTGTATCAATAACAAATTCAATAGTAAAGTCTGGTTTATTTGGCAGTCGAAATATGATATTAACGGTTGCGCGTCCGTTCTTGACAATACCAGAAATCACCGATAATCACGCTCCATCTCACCACTGAAGGAAACAGCAACTTTGTAACCAATGCGAATGCCAAAAAGTCGAGAAAATGGGTTTTTATTACGTAAATATCGCGCCGATTCTAAGCCTGTTTTATCAACGGCGTATTCACCTGTTTCTATATCAATAATCACCATTTTACCGATGTTTTCTTCTCGTTCCACTTGTTGACGAATGCTATTTTCATATAATTCTTTCGCACGTCGTCCAACTTCTTCGCGGCTTAAAAGTATGCTTTGCACATCCTTGCTCCTTTGTTCATGTTGTATACTAATTCTACTACTAAGGTATACTGCAATGCAGTTGAGCTAAGGATAAAAACAAAGAACATTTTCATACTGTCGCTAGACTCAGCACCAGAAGTTTCCGCTATCTGTTAGAAATAAGTATTAGTTTGACTGCTACCCCAACATTTCTTCAACAGTCAAACCAATGTCACTTGCAATTTGCCGTAGCAATCTAGGTGAAATATCACGTCCCTTATGAAAAGGTACGGTTGTTCCTCGACCATCTTCGTGGCGAAATTGCTTATGTGAACCTTTCTGACGCACCTCTACAAACCCAAGGCTTTCTAGTATCCGAATAACCTCTTGTGGTTTCAAAATCGGGATTTTGCTCATAATCTACTGGATTACGATTTGTTGTATACCAACAAACTCTGTATTAAATGCTAAATTTTCATCCTCCAGAAGCATCTCAATTACTTCACGCAGATTCTCTTGTAATTCATCCAATGTTTCTGCTTGGGAGTGTGCGCCAGGAAATCCGGGAACATAGCCAACATAAAGCTTTGTATCAGAATCTCGCTCAACAATTGCAGTGAAAGTTTTCATAGTTTTAGCATTTAAGCTATGTCAAATATTCACAGCATAGCACTAGCGTCTGAAAATGGGCTGGACTGGCACAATTGAACACGGCATAGAGCGTGAATGGCTAATTGACGAGTAGCTACTGACCTTAGTCGGCGCTTGTGATTTACGGCAAGTCTTCTCAATCATATTTTCTAAAAAGTCTCTAGTAACTCAGACTAATTCCGCAGCTAAAAGCCTACCTTCAATTGGTTCATACTCATCTTCTAGTAACCATAACTTGGCTGCATTATAGTCATTGCTAGAAAATACAACTTTATAACCCTGCGCCGGATCATAAACTTGACAGTTATCTTCACTGTTGCAAAGCAATAAAAGAATATATGGAGGGGATAACATTGGATGTATCCATACTTCTGTAAATTCCCAGTTATTCTTCACTCGGTCTTGTGCGGGGGATGACGTGGTATTGGTCGTCTGCATTGATTTTTATCTCCCCATAGTAAAGTAGAATACGGCTACCATCTGGACTGATTCTATAACCTATTGGTTCATCAAAAAACATCCCATAACGGTCATATCCTCGAATCATTCCGGTGAACAATACCTGAAATCAGATGCGATCGCTTTTCGCATCTTTACTAGTGATTTGAACTCTCAATAAAATACTCCAACTTTTACCAATAGTTTATATCTAAACCGACTTAAGAAATATTATTAATCACTGGAATAAATTGTCCAGAGTCAACATGATACTTCGCCAGCATATTCTCTAAATCGTCATAAAATCGCACCTCAATACCAGAAGCATGATAAATCCACTGAGCGTTATCAAAATATTGTTGTATTGAGAAATCCTGTGCAGGATAGGTACAACACCAAACCCCCTTTTTATGTTTCCAGTTATAGCCATCAGCGTTGAGCAAGTCTCTGATTGCGTAAGTGCCGTTTCCACCTTTTCTAGACTGATTACCCACTTTAACAGTAATGCGCTCTATGGTTCCAAGAAAAGGCGGATAATCTAACCAATCAAGTAAATTAGTTTTTTTCCTACTTTTTAATTCCTCAAGGAAAGGTGAGAAATTTTTGGTTTCTGTAAGAATAAATAAATGCTCTACCGCACGAGTTAAGGCAACGTAAAAAAGACGACGTTCTTCATTAACTACTTGCTCAATGCTATCACCAAAAACACGGCTAAACATCAAATCAGGGTGTATTAATGGGTAACAACGAGGGACAGCATCAAGTATTATAACTACATCATTCTGAAGACCTTTATACTTGTGAGCAGTTGATATAGTTACAGCCTTTCTTGATTTTTCAGGAAGGTAGGAGTGAACCAAATTTAAGAAGTTGTCGAGTCCGCCATCTCTTGATTTACGTTTACCATAATTTACATACCAAGGCAAACTATTCTTTCGGCTGAGTAAAACTACATTTTTTCCATCTTTGATAATCTTGTCTAGTAAGCGTAATATAGCAGGTGTTATGTTGTCTCCCGGATGATCTTCTTGCTCATTTAGATTTGGATTAAATTGTCCTATATCAGCAATTTCAACCATTCCAAATATGGTTTTGTGGGCGCGAGCAGAAGTACCCAATCCATGCATCAATGTATTACCGATATTGACAATTGAAGTAGCTGAACGGTAATTAGTAGCTATATTGAGTTTTTGCGAGGGCTGGAAAAACTGCGCGAAATTCTGGTAAAAGCGAAGATCAGAACCAGCAAAACCATTAATTGCTTGCCAGTCATCACCTACACAGAAAAATTGTGCTTGAGGATTTTGTTTTTTAATTGCTTCTATTAAATGGTGGAAAAGTTCTGAAAAGTCTTGATATTCATCAATCATTATGTATCGAAGACACTTTAAATCGCCAGTGCCAGATTTGCGACGAAATACGGTTTGTCCTGATGCGATAACTGCGGCAGCTTTTTGCATTAGTCCATCAAAATCATCCTCGCCTGTTGCCTGAAGGTATTGCAAATAGGACTGATAAAACTTTTGTGCAAGCTCCAAAAAACGCTGCTCGACATCACTAGCACACTTATGATTATCAACGAGTGAGGCTAATTTTTCTGAAGTGAGGGACAGTTTACGACAACGCTGGATAAATCCTTCTACTACTTTGGTAAAACGGTCTATAGCTCTAAGTCTAATTTTATTCCAAATCTTGTCTTCACTCAAGCGATCGCACTTCACACCATAACTTTCAATACATCGCTTGAGTAAAGCACAAAAATCTTCTACTTTCTCATCCTGTAGGGTTCTTGGTGATAATTCCACAAAATCCAAATTAGGATAATTTCGCCAATATTCTCGCTTTTCATCCGACATGATATCGTAATATGGATCACCTTCTAGTCCAAAATATTCAATAACTATCCCCTGATTTTCTCCAGTAGCAATCGTAAAGTCAGGGCGATAATTAATGTTATTCCACCAAAAGTTACGCTCGTATTTGTATGTAATATTGTGTTCCAATAAAAAATTCGCAATTACTTTCTCACCAAAAGATTTGTAGTGCTTTCCATCAAGCCCTTCTCTTGGCAATGAGCGACGGTAACGCAACATTTCTTCAGGACTTTTATCATAACCACCCCAAACAATGCGCTCCCAATCTTCACGAAAGTGTGCCATCATCAAAACGCGAATTTTTATCATAAACATCTGGCTTGCGGCGATACTCGTCAATTACAGTCTGTAAAACTTGGGCTTTGTTCTGTTGTCCATCTCGTTCATTAAAAAGAATACTTTCTTCTGGATGAACTAAAGCATAAGCTAATGCATGGAAAGTCATTACATGAGGAATAGAGTTTTGTAATTGTAGAGTAAGGCGCTCTCGTATTTCTTCCGCAGCCTTGCGATTGAAAGCTAAAATTAATATTTCATTGGGTGCAACACCGCAATGTTTTTGTAAAAATAAAGCTCGATTGACCAAAGTTGAAGTTTTGCCACTTCCAGCCCGTGCTACTACTTGTATATGACCTTCCACAGCACCAATTGCTGTTGCTTGCTCAAGGTCAGGTGAGGAATTCAAGTTGCTTTGTACCCAAGATTGCACATAACTTAACTTTTCAGCTTGGTACTCTTGAAATAATATGTATTCAGTACATTGAGCTTGATAGAACTTATCAACATTAAGAAAATCTTGCTCAAACTGGTTTTTTACTTTTTCAAGTAAAACATATTTTTCTGCTTTCCGTTTTTGTGCATCCTTTGCTTCTTGCTCACTTCGGACTAATTCAAAAATTTCTTGACGAGAAATAGGTGGTGAGATATTGCTAAATTTCCTAAGAAATTGTTCTTTTTTATATCTAAAAATTAATCCATCTCTGTATTCTATCTCGATTGACATTTCTGATGTTTCTAGTTCATGTACTGCGTAAACTTTTCCTTGAGTATAATATTTCACTCCTGCTATGTTTCGTTTTTGATCTTTATATTTAACTTCTTTTTTAAGGCGACTAACTTCTTTTTTATGCAGCAGTCTCCAAAATTTATCGTTATCGCCAATTGCTTTGACAAAGCTTTGAACATTGTCAATCTGTAAATTATTATCCATACTCTCTCTGCTTTACTCTTACTCAACTGTTTGCAGCGACTTAAGCACCTATTCTCAGTTTTCCCGCAGACAGAGCATAATTAACAGCGAAGCAGAAATTATAGAAAGGATAAGGTTAGATTCATCTGCTGTTTCTGTTTTTGTCGTATTGATAGACAACAAAAAAACGGTAGATAAGTTTTGTCTTCTACCGTTTTTTGAATATTGATTTTTATCTGCGTATTAATAGATTTTACCTAGTAAACATCATCGTGACTACCAATATCTACAAACACAGCATCCCCATCATCTGTAAAGTAAAAAACTACTCTTTCGTCATAATCTATACTAAAACTCCATAAGTCTTTAAGCTTACCTGACAATTTGTGAGTTTTCAAACCCTGTTCAAATGGATCTGCTGTAAACTGCTCCAACTTTTGCCAAAACCGTGTTTCTAAATCTACATTCCTTTGAATTCGCTTTTTAAAAGCACGTTTAAATGAAGAATTGAAACTTACTTTTAACATCACTCTTCTATCAATTGTCTCAGTTCATCGATATTCGAGGAAAACTTTAGTTCATTATTTTGCTGTTCTACTTGCGCCGCCTGAAAATTTTGATAAATCTCTTCACGCCTTTCTTCTCGTAGATATTGCTGCAATAACAGTTGAATTTCTAACTTTTCTTCGCTGGAAAGACTTTTAATTGCTTCAACTACATCACTGAAGGTCATAATCTAGAACACCTTTTAGTGCTTGTCCGATCAATGTAACATGGTAACAATTTAGTGAACGATATACTACCGCAGACCGAAAAAACGGTAGAGCAATAAATACTCTACCGTTTTCTAATTTTCTATTTGAGATTCAAATCCCAAATTCTAAATCTTACTCAACACCTTGGGGTAACAATTCCCGACGCTGTTGAGAACTAACTTGCACAACGCCATTTTCATCCACATCAACAAGGGCAGTATCGCCATCCTTAATGCGACCAGACAGAATTTCTTCTGCTAGGCTATCTTCTAACAGACGCATAATTGCCCGACGTAATGGCCTCGCGCCGTAGCTGGGACTGTAACCTTCTTGGATCAAACGATCCTTGAAGCGGTCTGTGACTTCTAAGGTGATACCCTTTTCAGTCAGACGACCAAATACTTCCTTGAGCATAATTTCGGCGATTTGGGTCACTTCAGGCTTGTTCAACTGACGGAAGACGATAATTTCATCGAGTCGATTGAGGAACTCTGGACGGAAGTACTGCTTGAGTTCTTCGTTCACCAAAGAGCGAATCCGGTTGTAAGTTGACTCGCTGGCATCTTCGGAGAATTCAAAGCCGATACCGCTACCGCCTTTTTCAATTACCTTAGAACCAATATTGGAAGTTAAAATCAGCAAGGTGTTCTTGAAGTCCACCGTGCGACCTTTTGCATCAGTTAACCGACCGTCTTCCAAAATTTGCAGCAGCATATTGAATACATCGGGGTGTGCTTTCTCGATTTCGTCGAACAACACCACGGTGTAAGGACGCCGCCGCACGGCTTCGGTCAGCTGACCACCTTCGTTATAACCAACATAACCTGGAGGCGAACCAATCAGCTTGCTGACGGTGTGACGCTCCATGTATTCGGACATATCTAAGCGAATCATTGCTTCTTCGGAACCGAAGAAGTAAGCAGCCAAAGACTTCGCCAACTCGGTTTTACCAACACCAGTAGGCCCAGAGAAGACAAAGCTAGCTATGGGTCGATTGGGATTTTTCAAACCGACACGAGCGCGACGAATTGCTCGTGAAACTGCCCTCACAGCTTCATCCTGACCAATTAAACGCTGATGCAAGGTGTCTTCCATGTGCAGCAGCTTTTCAGATTCCGATTCGGTGAGTTTGTTCACCGGTACCCCAGTCCAAGAAGCGACAATGTGGGCAATGTCTTCTTCTGTAACTACAGGTTCTTCACCTTCAGTGCCAGTTGCATTGGTCTTGCTTTGAGCGATCGCCCGGATTTCGGCTTTGATTTCCATCTCGCGATCGCGCAGTTCTCCAGCTTTGTCAAAGTCTTGGGAGCGCACCGCGTCATCTTTTTCTTTTAATATCTGACGCAGTTCTTTGTCTAACTCCTTGGCTGCGGGTGGCAGTTGGGAGTTAATCAAGCGCACCCTAGAACCAGCTTCATCAACTAAGTCGATGGCTTTGTCTGGGAGGTAGCGATCGCTAATGTAACGGTCTGATAGCTTCGCCGCCGCCACCAATGCTTCGTCGGAGATTTTCAGTTTGTGGTGTTGCTCGTAGCGTTCGCGCAGACCATACAAAATTTCAATTGTTTCATCAACTGTAGGTTCACCAACCATCACTGGTTGGAAACGCCGCTCTAGTGCTGCATCTCGCTCGATGTGCTTCCGGTATTCATCTAGGGTTGTAGCTCCGATGCACTGCAACTCACCTCTTGCCAAAGCTGGCTTGAGGATATTAGCTGCGTCAATAGCACCTTCTGCCGCACCTGCACCAATTAAGGTGTGTACCTCATCAATCACGAGAATGACATTACCCGCAGAGCGGATTTCATCCATGATTTTTTTCAAGCGTTCTTCAAATTCACCCCGATACTTGGTTCCTGCTACGAGCAAACCAATATCCAGCGTGACGACGCGTTTATCTTCGAGGATGTCAGGGATATCTTTAGTAGCAATGCGTGAAGCTAAACCTTCAGCGATCGCAGTTTTACCAACCCCTGGTTCCCCAATCAGCACTGGGTTATTTTTAGTTCGGCGACCCAATATCTGAATCACCCGCTCAATTTCCTTGGCCCGTCCCACCACCGGATCGAGCTTATTGTCTATTGCCATCTGGGTCAGGTTTGAGCCAAATTCATCCAGAGTCGGGGTTTTTGTGCGCCCGGATGAACCGCCTGGTGAAACTTCGGCAGTTTCTCCCAACATGCGGATGACTTGGGTTCTTACCTTAGATAGATCCACACCGAGGTTTTCTAGCACCCTGGCTGCTACGCCTTCCCCTTCGCGGATTAGGCCCAACAGCAGATGCTCGGTGCCAATGTAGTTATGCCCCAGTTGGCGTGCTTCTTCCAAGGAGAGTTCTAGAACTCGCTTTGCCCGTGGCGTAAACGGAATTTCCACGGCAACAAAGCCTGATCCCCGTCCTATAATTTTTTCAACTTCAATTCGGGCATCTTTGAGATTGACGCCCATTGATTTCAGCACCTTGGCAGCCACTCCAGTGCCTTCGCCAATCAGACCCAAGAGGATCTGCTCGGTTCCGACAAAGTTGTGACCTAAACGGCGGGCCTCTTCTTGGGCCAGCATGATTACCTTAATGGCTTTTTCTGTGAAGCGCTCAAACATGGCTTTATCCCATCATCTGCGGTCGTGCCGGTATGCTGATTTTAGCACAGGCAAAGCTTTTGGATGCCTGTATAACAGATTATAGACATCCTGAAGCTATGACTTTAGTTGATGGGCTAATTGTTAACTATTGACTACTCTTATCTGGCTAGTGTACTGAGGAGCTTTAGTTCACTAGCGTTTTTGGGATTTATTACAAATAGCTGACTGTTTAGATTAAGGGTTTCTTGACTCAATCCCAAACATTTATATTTAACATATATATTTATTAATATCAAGCAAAAAAAATAAACATAAAATTTACTTATAGCATAAAATTTTTAGATAGAATAT harbors:
- a CDS encoding clan AA aspartic protease; the protein is MISGIVKNGRATVNIIFRLPNKPDFTIEFVIDTGFTEFLSLPTAAVTLLGFPFVYDMYANLADNSNVILPVHQANIIWNEEERQVNVLATGQLPLLGTGLLDEHELVIQFIEGGLVTIDEL
- a CDS encoding type II toxin-antitoxin system HicA family toxin, yielding MSKIPILKPQEVIRILESLGFVEVRQKGSHKQFRHEDGRGTTVPFHKGRDISPRLLRQIASDIGLTVEEMLG
- a CDS encoding type II toxin-antitoxin system HicB family antitoxin is translated as MKTFTAIVERDSDTKLYVGYVPGFPGAHSQAETLDELQENLREVIEMLLEDENLAFNTEFVGIQQIVIQ
- a CDS encoding DUF6972 family protein, with the protein product MIRGYDRYGMFFDEPIGYRISPDGSRILLYYGEIKINADDQYHVIPRTRPSEE
- a CDS encoding UvrD-helicase domain-containing protein, whose amino-acid sequence is MIKIRVLMMAHFREDWERIVWGGYDKSPEEMLRYRRSLPREGLDGKHYKSFGEKVIANFLLEHNITYKYERNFWWNNINYRPDFTIATGENQGIVIEYFGLEGDPYYDIMSDEKREYWRNYPNLDFVELSPRTLQDEKVEDFCALLKRCIESYGVKCDRLSEDKIWNKIRLRAIDRFTKVVEGFIQRCRKLSLTSEKLASLVDNHKCASDVEQRFLELAQKFYQSYLQYLQATGEDDFDGLMQKAAAVIASGQTVFRRKSGTGDLKCLRYIMIDEYQDFSELFHHLIEAIKKQNPQAQFFCVGDDWQAINGFAGSDLRFYQNFAQFFQPSQKLNIATNYRSATSIVNIGNTLMHGLGTSARAHKTIFGMVEIADIGQFNPNLNEQEDHPGDNITPAILRLLDKIIKDGKNVVLLSRKNSLPWYVNYGKRKSRDGGLDNFLNLVHSYLPEKSRKAVTISTAHKYKGLQNDVVIILDAVPRCYPLIHPDLMFSRVFGDSIEQVVNEERRLFYVALTRAVEHLFILTETKNFSPFLEELKSRKKTNLLDWLDYPPFLGTIERITVKVGNQSRKGGNGTYAIRDLLNADGYNWKHKKGVWCCTYPAQDFSIQQYFDNAQWIYHASGIEVRFYDDLENMLAKYHVDSGQFIPVINNIS
- a CDS encoding UvrD-helicase domain-containing protein, with translation MDNNLQIDNVQSFVKAIGDNDKFWRLLHKKEVSRLKKEVKYKDQKRNIAGVKYYTQGKVYAVHELETSEMSIEIEYRDGLIFRYKKEQFLRKFSNISPPISRQEIFELVRSEQEAKDAQKRKAEKYVLLEKVKNQFEQDFLNVDKFYQAQCTEYILFQEYQAEKLSYVQSWVQSNLNSSPDLEQATAIGAVEGHIQVVARAGSGKTSTLVNRALFLQKHCGVAPNEILILAFNRKAAEEIRERLTLQLQNSIPHVMTFHALAYALVHPEESILFNERDGQQNKAQVLQTVIDEYRRKPDVYDKNSRFDDGTLS
- a CDS encoding type II toxin-antitoxin system RelE/ParE family toxin produces the protein MLKVSFNSSFKRAFKKRIQRNVDLETRFWQKLEQFTADPFEQGLKTHKLSGKLKDLWSFSIDYDERVVFYFTDDGDAVFVDIGSHDDVY
- a CDS encoding ATP-dependent Clp protease ATP-binding subunit; translation: MFERFTEKAIKVIMLAQEEARRLGHNFVGTEQILLGLIGEGTGVAAKVLKSMGVNLKDARIEVEKIIGRGSGFVAVEIPFTPRAKRVLELSLEEARQLGHNYIGTEHLLLGLIREGEGVAARVLENLGVDLSKVRTQVIRMLGETAEVSPGGSSGRTKTPTLDEFGSNLTQMAIDNKLDPVVGRAKEIERVIQILGRRTKNNPVLIGEPGVGKTAIAEGLASRIATKDIPDILEDKRVVTLDIGLLVAGTKYRGEFEERLKKIMDEIRSAGNVILVIDEVHTLIGAGAAEGAIDAANILKPALARGELQCIGATTLDEYRKHIERDAALERRFQPVMVGEPTVDETIEILYGLRERYEQHHKLKISDEALVAAAKLSDRYISDRYLPDKAIDLVDEAGSRVRLINSQLPPAAKELDKELRQILKEKDDAVRSQDFDKAGELRDREMEIKAEIRAIAQSKTNATGTEGEEPVVTEEDIAHIVASWTGVPVNKLTESESEKLLHMEDTLHQRLIGQDEAVRAVSRAIRRARVGLKNPNRPIASFVFSGPTGVGKTELAKSLAAYFFGSEEAMIRLDMSEYMERHTVSKLIGSPPGYVGYNEGGQLTEAVRRRPYTVVLFDEIEKAHPDVFNMLLQILEDGRLTDAKGRTVDFKNTLLILTSNIGSKVIEKGGSGIGFEFSEDASESTYNRIRSLVNEELKQYFRPEFLNRLDEIIVFRQLNKPEVTQIAEIMLKEVFGRLTEKGITLEVTDRFKDRLIQEGYSPSYGARPLRRAIMRLLEDSLAEEILSGRIKDGDTALVDVDENGVVQVSSQQRRELLPQGVE